gcgaattattgggtgaggttgttagacccccattttttcaccAACAACCATAGGGAGATGAAGGATACAatacacaaatgaaaaaaaaatcaaatttattcTATGTAATGCGTTTTTGGTCCGCTTTCGACCATGACAATAATCACTCTTACACCTATTTAGTTGGCCAATAAGATTCATTATTAAGCCAATGTCCTTTACAGTGTAGCGCCACCTTTGCGCGTCACTAACTCTGAAGGGTCTTGCTATCTTAGCACTTGAAAATATATGCAGGAACGCGCAACCTTTGCGCATCACTGACTTGGCCGGCTAAGCTTTAATGCGCAATCTTTGTGCATCACTAGCCTGACCGGTTATACCAAGAGAGTACACCATAAGAAAATAAGACTCCACATAAATTAACATTACTATTGAGTTGTATATTAAAATTTGAGTTTACTCCAttgttaggcgagtgcatgaagtttctgattcatcatcacaccgacCTTGATCAAAGGATTGGTAGCATAGAGAGAATGGTGCAAAAGATGGTTGTAGTTATTATACCTTCATAtgatgaagagttggagcaagctagtgcggtttttccaaatcagcaaagacggtatgatccctactccaacacttccATGAAGACATTGGCTTAATAGAAATTGGCCAAcaaaatgaagcttcattgagggaaaggcaAGGCAAATCCAAAGTGAGAAAATGCAACATACGATGTTGTCATtaaggcatatccatggaattgagttgtcccaaactcaaggatgatgcaagaaggtagaataggccaagagttggtATATGCATTAGTTCAACGCTGGCCAAAGCTTGAGTAATGCAAataagctagtaatgcaagagtggcattgaTATTGTCGAGAAAATTGGCTAAGTGAATcatatgacgcatgagtaacaAGAATGAACTAAGGAAGTGTCCCAGGTGATTGTAGCGCAATAGTTGTGAAATAGAAGGCCAAGTTCAGTAAAGCGCAACAGTTGTGCAATACGAAGGTCAAGTTCAGAAATGCGCAACAGTGGTGGAATATGGTTCAGGTAGCGGTTACAAGTTGATTATTTACAAGCGTGCCAAAGGTGGGAGAATAGTTGAAAGGGTTATGAAATGAGTTTATAACCTTAGTAGAGTGTCAACAAACGTTTGGGACAAGTGCAAGATCAATTTTCTAGACAACACAAAATTTATCAGTTGAAAGCAATATATGCGGCTATGGAAATTACCCTATGGGACACATGGCTATTCTATGCGTGTGCAAGTGTTGTGCGCAGTTTTTGGCTATGTAACTACTGTATATATAGTGTGAGACATTGTAAATCAGTAACAGAGAGTTGGTAGAGTTAGTCTCGTGTTTGAGAAAATAAGGCATCATTGGGAGAATGATGGCCtattttggtccatgtgatggccaagttttgtaatcttcctttagtgcaataaaatgggtttgttgaagAAGATATTTGTTTTCATTAAGTTTCTTATCTTGTTGAGTTTGTTTAAGTAATGCATGGAAaatctcttatgcttatgggggcataaagagttagagaaaaagaagatgaagactttTGTTGCGTAAAGCCTtaagagtgaaggcagatgcatactttgatgcaagtatgcaaggttgagtacttgtgggtgaagttgattaACTGAACCACAGAGTATTACCGGTcacgtcccatgaaaattttaggtcgTTAAATGGACATGTGACAGCAGATATCAGAGTCGTGTTTGGGGATACagttcttgattttttttctcttttacttaAGTTGGTGTCAgttgtttgtcaaattcagtgaataattgtttgggtttcactagtatggagactagaaAAAGTAGGTCTCGTGTAGAAAGATCAATTGGAAAGAACTTTGAATCTTGAAGTAGCAACAGGCCAAGAAAGTTCATGGCAAAGGTGCCTGAATTCCAgcccaaagtgttagacgaacaAGAGAGAATCATTGAAAACCGGGGTTTCAAGTGATGGCATGACATAACTAAGGAGTATAATGACTTTTATGGTGCAAGTCAGAAGtttaagtccatgtttctcacaagtatgcgAAGATTATGCATTAGGAATGTATATATTCGTAGTGTTATCAGTAGCGAGTACATTACATGTTTTAATggaattttaggaaaattcctaaACTCAAAGATGTTGTTGGCATTTGTGgtggaaaaaaaatgaagaacatgtctatgagATAGATTGAAGGTGTTTTCATCGTAGCTAGTTGGTTGAAGATTTAAGTTATCTCTCTCGAATGCATAcaccttggtggtaatgcaaagtctggttgCGAACCAGCGTTTTTGTGGAAATGTGATGCCATAAAAGAAGAATTGGATGGCcaattcttatctagcataaagcttatCGAAAGGTTGAAGAAATAAGCGCAAGTTAGGGAAAAACTgatacaccacggtcttgcgtTTGCAAAGTGTTCTTCGTTGATCCTATATGTGCACAAGGAGTGTGcttgcacctggtttatgagtgCGATCAATTTTcttggacaagggtgtccaaagacccgcatttgatcataaccacaaTATGATGTTTTTGTTGACTGCAAATCAACATTTTTTGCTACTAAAGTTTATTTTGGAGAAGCGCATAACCATATGTGCATGGgcagtaaaaatgagttccaagtttgaagaaaaatgcggcatgcttgcttcaCGGAACGTAGGCAGTGGtgcctcatttgcaaggattatggccttgttaagattttccaagagatttgtCCGCAAAAGTCATCAAGTAATATGGCTTGCTGAGATTTATGGTGAAGTTCAGAATCACTAAGTTAAGTCCGTTCTAGTTGTACAAAGGTGCAAAAGTATGCGTTAAAATTTGGGTGTTAACAAGCATGGCATATATGCAACAGTAGCATGCACCAAATAGGATTTGGGCATGGCCAGGATGCATGATGTGTCTGGAGATGCAAGTTAGGCCAAGTTGTAGATGTATGGAGAAGAAAGGACAAAGTGGTGATGTATAAGAATGGTGAGAGATCATTCTTGAAGAAATCTTCGTGAAAGCAAAAGCAACATGATAGCCTCATtttgaaggagtattcaactaagtgtcaattatattgtgTTTCTTTATGGGAGTGgcataagaacgttgatagttggaAGAGTGCATGTGGCAAAGTGAATTGCTAAATTGGGGACAATAGGTGCTGTATCGCTTCCTTGTTTGTTGCTTAGAAGCGAAGATGAACTCAGTATTGCAAGACTTGTTAGGTCatacaagttgcaatcagttggcgtgattatttgctcaagtttgagtatactttcagttaAGGTCGATTGGACCTTGGTGTTGGGAATtgtctctctatgtaaggtagtagtggATGAGGGTATTTTAAGCGAAATTTCTTGTCTTTTTcgttcaaagtaaagctagttcgcGTGAAAGATGTTACATAGCATATTAAAACAAAATATGCATTAgaagacgctgaaagtgaaaTAAGCAAATAGGGGAGTTGGTGGTATAGACGAGTTTCCTttgagagttatgtggaagtCCGACGGCATTTGGCAGCGATATCATGGAGTAACGCAGCAAGAATGTAGAAGTAAGCCCATCAAAAGAAAATGAGTTTAGATTGACTCATTGCTTGGAAGAACATGTTATTTTTCCATTacattaaagcgtagcagtttgGAAGAACAGTGAGGCTTATTGGTTTCAAAGGAGCGTTAAGAGGATACCTTGTCCAGAGTGATGGTGGGATGTCCCGAGTAGTTCTAAGTCATGTCTATACCGAAGGCATGCATTTCAATCAAGGTATTGCAATAATGCAAGACAAGAACAACAAGGTGctggttctttggcatacaaatgatgcaagtccaagaaggtgaagtttggaatatgatttggaggccaaatctagtAAAAGGGTTGATGTTTGCAGAGTGAAGCAAAGGCTATAGGTTGTGGCGCATACCAAGAGTGGTATGGAATCATAGAgtgcataccttaaggcatggcatgatttggcgtggtcgcatatgattgaagaatgaAGCCAAGTTTTGTACAAGTCCTTTTATGTTGCATGGTGCAACTAACGTCGGAAGTGAAGGCATAAGACTATGGAAATATCATAATGATCAGTTGGGAAGAATCATTGCTTGTATACACTTAGGCACAAATGATTCATGCGAAGTTCAAGCACAATTCAGGGAATTGTCTAAGGAGAATCAGTTTGCATTTGAGTATTAATATACGACTTGAGTCGGTGTTGGAACGTAGGCGCAACGCAACAAAAAAGCTCAAGATCAGTAGGATCAATGGAAAGACAGTAAACCTAAGTGATGCTGATGCTAAGGCATATAAGTTGGCTAAGGGCGTTTTGCAAAAGCTAGTAAATATTGTTGAATTTCAGAAAGGGTTCTGAAAGTACATGCAGCGAAGATTGAGACCAATATAGAGAGTATAATTGGTTGCGTTAAACGAGGACATTGAACAGATTCGGTGGGGGAGGTCTTTAACCATTCAAGCTAGttatgcacaatgattgcgcgttaCAGCTTAGCCGGCCAAGTCAGTGATGCGCAAAGGTTGTGCGTTACtgcatagactgtcaagtgctaagataGCAAGACCCTGCAGGGCCATTGACGCGCAAAGGTGGCGCTACATTGTAAAGGACATTGGCTaaataatgaagcttattggacgacagaatgaagcttcattgagggaaaggcaAGGCAAAGAGAAAGTGACAAGATGCAATATGTAATCTTGTCATtaaggcatatccatggaatcGAGTTGGCCCAaaatcaaggatgatgcaagaaggtagaataggccaagagttggtctatgcattagttcaaggctggccaaatCTTGAACAATggaaacaagctagtaatgcaagaatGGCATTGCTATTGTCGagcaaattggctaagtgaagcatatgacgcatgagtaacaAGAATGGTCTAAGGAAGTGGCCCAGGTGATTGTAGCGCAACAATGGTGCAATATGAAGGCCAATTTAGTAAAGCAAAACAATTTTGCAATACGAAGGTCAAGTTCAGAAACACGCAACAGTGGTGCAATATGGCTCAGGTGGCGGTTACAAGTTGGTTATTGGCTTCACAAGCGTGTCAAAGGTGCGAGACAAGTTGGAAGGGTTATGAAATGAGTATATAAGAGTGTCAACAACCGTTTGGGACAAGTGCAAGATCAATTGGATAGACAACACAAAAGTTAGCAATTGAAAAGCAATGTACGCGGTTGTGGAAACTACCCTATGGGACACATGGTTGTTCCATGCGTTTGCAAGTGTTGTGCATGGTTTTGGGCTATGTAACTACTGTACATATAGTTTGAGAGACATTGTAAATCAGTAGGAGAGAGTTGGTAAAGTTAGTCTCGTGTTTGAGAGAATAAGGCATCATTGGAAGAATGGTGGCCtattttggtccatgtgatggccAAATTTTATAATCTTcttttagtgcaataaaatgagtTTGTTGCGGCATGTCTTTGTGTTCATTAAGTTTCTTATCTTGTTGAGTTTGTTTAAGTAATGCATggcaaacctcttatgcttatgggggagtaaggagttagagagaaagaagatgaagactttCACTGCGTAAAGCCTTAAGAGTGAAGCCAGATGCATACTTTGACGCAAGTATGCAAGGTTGAGTACTTGTGGGTGaggttgattcactgaaccacagagTATTGTGGGTCAATGTCTCATGTAAATTTTAGGCCGTTAGATGGGCATGTGACACCTGGGGAGGCAGAAAGTTAAGTCGTATCGAATGCCACGAGGAAAGCAGTAGAAGTAAAACGCTAAATGTGTTGTAATTGAAGGTGACGCGAAGGAGCTAATTGATCAACTTACAACCGCATTGATGCTTTACTTGCAGATATTTTGGAATTGAAAACCTCACTTGTTGTTTGCAAATTCACCTTTATTCTCAGAACTTATAATGTTGCTGCTCATTCACTGCTCACTGGACAAAGATGAACAACACCTCTATGTTTTGGTCCCAACTTCCGGCTTGTCTTCCACCAACTGTTGAGGCAGACTTATAAACCGTTGAGGCTTTCGCTTATAATAGAAGTACACAGCTCATGTTAAGTGATGTACTGTATATGCCAAATTTAGATAAAGTTAACTCATTCGCAATTTAGCTCATGCCGGCGGTGAGAACACCGCAGTGACATGTCTTAACAAACCCATTACTAATTAATCACGGGTACACACTGGCGAAACTTATAAATAACATTTATATTATACCACATTCGTCATTGATCAATAGGGCCTTGTCTTCTCATAAAAAACAGATCAAACCAACAAATCCAATGTACATATGCAAAAGTTAGTCACTTAAAAAGTGGTGATCACTGTAAGATACTGTTGCAGCCTGTTTGATAACGAAGTCTTCCAATTAGTATAACCAAGAAagattcaaagaagaagaaaatggtgcgTGGTTCATGTTGAATCGAAACTGCGACTTCACCAGGACACAGAAGGTACTCATATCATGCATCATTATTAGACAACTTATTATCTTCTCTGCTCTATGAAATGTGCATATCATTCTACATTTTAGATACAATGAGCAGAACACAAGAGAAGAGAGTTGTACTTCATATAAAAATTCAAAACTCCACTAGTTACTTTGAAGTAAAAACTACTATGAACACAAAATGATAGTAATTCTAATTCTAATAAAACTGAAACGATCATGAATTCATGACAATACACAATGAACGCTGCGAAAGAATTTGAAAATTTCTagacaaaattaaaaagaataaCAACTAAAAGAATGATTTATGTACATGTACCTGATTGATTCTCATGAAAACCTTGATGTATATTCACTTGAGTGTTCCCAAAATTATTTCTTGCTTCTTCCAGCTCTACCAGTGACTAGCTAGTTTCTGTATATAGTAATTCCACTTTAGAAAGACGCATCTGACCCCAAACCTTTTGGTAGGTACAACCACCAAGTGCCTGAATGGCCAACTCAGGTTGGACACTTACTGGAAGAAGTAACTGTGTGTTTATGTATCTATACAAAATTCATTTGTTTAGCAGGAGACATCATTAGAACCGTAACTGATCGCTTGAAGACTCGTATCGGACATATTTGTCATCCATTTCTTCGGCCCCCCAGATTCGCCTAATATATTATATGCATATGAAGGCCACTTTATGCTGCTGCCACCTGATTCATTGCCATTTGTAGTGCATGATGATCCCTCTGTAACAGCACCCGTTCTAAGCAATTTCTGGCTTCGTTCGAGAACTATAAGACTTGAAAATGTAGAATAGCTATTACCAACAAAGACATCAGCTCTCAAGCAAACTTCGTAGTCGATTGCTGATTGAATGAGATACGGGTACTTTTTGTAGATATCCCAAACACCCAACTTTTTCTTCTCATAAGGAAGGAGACCTTCCTTCCAACCACTCAAAACAGAACCATCCACGAGAAGATCGTCCGCCACCGCCAGATAAACAACCGTAGGTTGTTGATTTATACCGACAATATTGCCTACCCGTTCCAGAATTTCCTCTTTACTGCTACAAATCTGAGTGACATTGTTCCTCTGTTGGAGCTTCTTGCAGTGAATCATCCAGTCTTTCTCTATTCTCATGTGCACAGCTACATAATAAGGCTGCTGCGTTCGCGGCAATGGACCTGTTTTGCTTTCAATCACTTGACTTCCTATCTCTCTAATCCTAGACACAACTCTCTCAGCTTCTTCGGTTATCTCATCAACTAATACTAAGCACTCGAAGACGTTGGCATAGTCTCTGACAGGCCAATGATCATGCCAAAGGAATGGATTCTTCCCAAGTATCCGAATAACCTCGTACCCGTCAATACCAGGGTCTTGCTTAACCTTTCTCAGTTGCTCTAAATCCCTCTCCATTGTCCATTTTCTTCCACTGCCCTTGTTGAGATCGAAAACATCGGTCTTATTTGAAATGTCAGAGAAGCGACCCAATTGAACAAAGCCATTGCAGAGAGAATTAAACTTGTCAAACTGAAAAATCTTATCGAAAGTGACTGATTGCAAGAGATTGACTTCTTTGTAAAACAAAGAAGCGCTTAAGCTAGGAAGTAACAAAGTTCTGTTGAGCATTCTGGCTGTTAGAAAAGCTCTTGCCACTGCTATCTTTTGATTGTTTAGTCCCCATGCAATTTGAGGAACCTCTAAGAATTTATCACTTCTTATTCCTCCACCAGACGAGTTGTCATGAACCAGATGATGAGAAGAGGAGGTACTGAACCAATAATCAAAAATGGTGTTATGTTTGAAGGCGAGAGGGGTTGTAAGGAGAAAAAGAGCTCGGAAGATGAGAGCGATGGATATCAAGAAAAGACATCTGCGAACCTTGGAATTCAAGTGACAATCAAGAAATCTAATGTGCTTGGGAGGTTTCGATAAATTCATTATTGCGAatttatgatgatgaagaagcaGAAGTGGATGAATTGACTTTTTTTATCATCTCAATCTGAATACAGATACGAAGATTGCAACAAACTCCATCATTTCTGGCACTCTGTTCAATTCAGTTACAAAAAtcaaaaacagaaagaaaaaaattactcTAATTTCGAACAAATTGAATTCAATTTATTCAATTGGAATTAACAAAACACTAATAAATAAAAGAATTGGAACAAAAAGTATTGTTACGGGATCCTAACCTGACTTAGTTTTTTTTACATGAACATCACGTCAGAGAGAAGAGACCTAtattccctttttttttctttttttttttaaagatttgcgagaagaagaaaaagatgaagaaatatacTCCTGAAATTACGGTTATTTTTCTTACAAGAAAGAATCATGGAAGGTCTAATCTAACGAATACAACATGGATGATGATTCTAGTAACTAGAAACAAAGAAATAGTGAAAGAACATAATAAAAAGGTATGTTTTCTATCTTTCCTTTGAAGGGACTACCTACTGCATGAAGATGAACCCTGAAAACTTATTGTCAATTCTACAAAACTGAAACAATTGAAAGTAGAAACAGAAGAAGGTATGAAAAAGCGGAAGGGACGGGAAAAAGTAAGCCTGACAATACCTGTGCTGTGTGTATGTGACAGACTCTTTTTTGATGGATCTTTGTTGCAGAGACAGACACGAGTTATTTGATTACAAAGGAAAGTACCAACCGTGACTGACTTACTGACGTTTGTCACTTCTGACATCGAATCATGACACATTAATAACGAAAACCTTCTCTTATCCCCTTTATTTCCGTTTATGCTATTCAGTAATTATTAATGAATACTTAACAAATTGTTTTCTTCGGCATTTTTGATGATTATCGACATTAATGGTACTTTGCAACTAGTAAGAAGGGGTCGCGGCCGCGGCCGCCTTCGTTGTTGACTGACTATTCATTGAATCATTGAGTTGGTTACGGCACTTAacgcgtgctttgcttgattatGCTCCTCTCCCCTCACTTTCTTTTTGTCAATCTTGAAGAACCCTTAATTAAGCTTTGTTTGCCCCACCAAGTGTTTCATTAGCTAGGTAAAGCTCGACTTACTTAATTCTAGGCTTAATTAATGCAGAATATATGTTCCCAGCACGCATATCTTTTTTGCAAAAAGCAATGGGAAAAGGAAAAATCCAAGTGGCATGGATTTTACTCATTCGAggaccctttttttttttgtttgtttatgcAAACTCATTCCAGTACTTTGAAATTAGAAGAAATGAAATTGGGGTCCCGGAACTTATAATATCCCCACTCCCACACCACAAAAACTACTCCTTAATTAAGAGCATGTTGGTTTTGGGACATTCCCTGTTTGTTCCTGCTTGACAAGTTGGCCTGAGCCAAAAGGAATAATATATcgttgcatatatatatatatactttttttAGATTGTCAACCACCAGATACAGTTTTCCTGATAAGGATGTTACTTTtctttaaaaatagaaaagaaatacaaatagAAAATTGAGAGCCAAGAAAGGCGTGTTATTGTCCAGCTTCCAGCTAACAAACAAGTTGTAGCCCTATATCCATTTTAAATGGATGGCATTCTACCTACctaataacttaatctctaatcCATCAAGAAAAACAAACTTTATCTCTAATCTAATTATTGGTgaggggtggggtggggtggggtggggtggggggatATAGTAACGTGACAAGCTACAAATTATCttccaaaggaaaaaaaaaaagtcaacttACAAACTCTAGGGTTTATATTTCTCGATCCCCATGTTTTTTTCTCTCTTCGTGTTGGACCTTTTATAGTTTTCTCAAGaaagctattattggggcgtcacatttcaTTAGAGGGGTGTCATTTAATAGGATAAAAACGGGTCACTCATAAGAAATACTAAAAATCCCTTATttcaataattttgtaatgactagacaacctttatttagttaattttaatttaatttaattagataaaaattaaattagtgaattttgttgtatacttggtgaattctgggacaaagtttttgtgggaagaaaaacatgtcgtaaaataaacttctatgGTGGAAATAATCGAAATCTAgactaaaatcacttctacggttggaaatattccaaacctggacgtaaaatcacttctacggttggaattaaaagaaaactggacataaaatcagattctacggttggaattaaaaggaacctggacgtaaaatgagcttctacggttggaactaattcaaacctggacgtaaaactacatgcaaataaaattctaccgtcggaattaatccaaacctggacgtaaaatcacttctacggttggaaataatccaaacctggacgtaaaatcacttctacagttggaattaaaagaaaattggacgtaaaatcggattctacggttggaattaaaagaaacctggatgTAAAATGAGCCTTTACGGtgggaactaatccaaacctggacgcaaaattacatgcaaataaaattctacgattggaattaatccaaacctggacgtaaaatcacttctagttacaggataatctagacattttgtatctgtgttaggatatcccataatcaTTTTTTTAGACATTaaaaatccaagtgaagcccctctattgaaaTGTgatgccccaataatagccttctttctTTATATGGTGGCCTGAAGGCCCCTAAACAAGTGAACTTTGAGAGTTGAGACCCTGACTAATTTCCCATACAAATGGTGGGTTAAAACACCCTTCAGATTACAGTCCAGTCCCATAGATATGAAATGGTCCTACGAATTTCACGCGTTGACAACACGTTTCGTTTGCTGGTAACGACGGGTCTGGGGTCCTAGATCCAGGAACGGTGACTTAGAAGGGTGCGAACAACATCTCGTCTCAAAACGACACATTTTCCCTGTAAACCTATGGTGCCAGAGGAGATATCTATTTTAGGCGTCACGAGACTTGGTTCTTTTTCTCTCCCTGCATGATCCATTGTTGCGAGTCTTGGCTCTTCGATGTAAAATACGCGGGAAGATAGCAAGACAGACGAGATTAGTTACCTATAAAGTGTTAACATTAACTGCTATTGCATCTACAGACTTGCCACTTGCCAGTCCCATTTATAAATTTATAAACATATACCATTATGGGAAGGGAAAGGGTTGGTAAAAATGCGGTTGTCCAACCTCACTGCATGTCTAAGCCCAGTTACACTTCGCCAAGGTGTAGTTCTGATGCCCAATTTGTTGTTTTTAATAGCACATTTCCTTCTCCTCCATGTTTCCACCCATGGGTTTTTTCCATAGAGAATCCCAGTAAGCCTAGGAAGTACAACATTAAAATAGGGTATATATAACTTTGCCTTGCCTAGCCTTTCCTTAGACACTGTATTAACTGTTGAAGTTCAATCAAGAAACGTGGAAACAGATCCAGAGATAAATAGACACAAAACTGGAAGCAATTTTCCACATgcttgattgatttgattttgcaTACACTAAATATCAGTGTACCCACTTCCAAAAC
This is a stretch of genomic DNA from Papaver somniferum cultivar HN1 chromosome 1, ASM357369v1, whole genome shotgun sequence. It encodes these proteins:
- the LOC113280340 gene encoding O-fucosyltransferase 23-like, producing the protein MNLSKPPKHIRFLDCHLNSKVRRCLFLISIALIFRALFLLTTPLAFKHNTIFDYWFSTSSSHHLVHDNSSGGGIRSDKFLEVPQIAWGLNNQKIAVARAFLTARMLNRTLLLPSLSASLFYKEVNLLQSVTFDKIFQFDKFNSLCNGFVQLGRFSDISNKTDVFDLNKGSGRKWTMERDLEQLRKVKQDPGIDGYEVIRILGKNPFLWHDHWPVRDYANVFECLVLVDEITEEAERVVSRIREIGSQVIESKTGPLPRTQQPYYVAVHMRIEKDWMIHCKKLQQRNNVTQICSSKEEILERVGNIVGINQQPTVVYLAVADDLLVDGSVLSGWKEGLLPYEKKKLGVWDIYKKYPYLIQSAIDYEVCLRADVFVGNSYSTFSSLIVLERSQKLLRTGAVTEGSSCTTNGNESGGSSIKWPSYAYNILGESGGPKKWMTNMSDTSLQAISYGSNDVSC